The DNA segment ACCGATCCGCAGCGAACCCAGCAGCGCCTGGAAGCCCACGAGTCCCTGATCGATACCTGGATCCACGACGCCTGACATCGCCGCTGCGGGACATCGCCGCCCCTGAGCGCCGCCGCGGAGCGCCGCCGCGGAGAAGCAGCCGCCGCAGCACACTGCCGCCTATGCGCGAGGGGTGTCGTCTGCGCCGGGATGGGCGGGGTGGGCTGCGGTTCTGGGGATTCCGCCCGGCGGGGACCGGTGGGTGGGGACTGACAGGAGGAAGGGCGCACGTGGTCCCTCAGGCGGCCCGGCGCGTGCTCGCGGGTCGGACGCGCAGCGGCCGGCGAGCAGCGGCGGGACCTCGGCGGGAGCGGCGGCCCGGGCCACCCACCCCGCTGCGACCGGAAGTTGATCGTGCGTCTTGCCCCACACATGGTGCTTCAAGGGTGTTGTCAACACCGCTGACAACTGCGATGCTTGGAGTGCGGCCGCGGGTGGCGTGGCCAGAGAACGGGGTGTTGCATGCCTTCCGGCGACGTGGTCGGTGGATCGGGGCCGTGCGGTCCGGTCGCTGCCCGCGCCCTGGGTGGCACGGACAGCCCGGTGTTACTGAGCGGCCAGCTTCTCGACGCGGTCGAGGAGCGCGGTCACCAGCTCCTGCAGGACCGTCTCGTCCTCGATGTCGGCGAAGTGCTGGGCGGCCGCGGCGATGTTCGGGTAGCGGCGGACCGGCAGCGCGCGGTATTCGCGGGACCACGCCGACTCGTCGCCCTCGCGGCTCGACGCGTCCATCGCGGTGTACGCACTGATCATCGCGGCGTAGGACATCACGGTGTCGTCGAAGACGCGGTGCTGCACGGCGGCACGCTCGTCGGAGAGGCCGGCCTCGCGCAGGGCGCCCAGGATCACCTCGGCCAGCCGGAACTCGCCCTGGCGGCGGGTGGTCCGCAGCGCCAGGATCGGCGCGATCGCCGGGTGCGCCACGAACGAGCGGACCACCTCCTGGGAGAGCCATTCCAGGCGGGGACGCCAGGCGAGGTTCTCCGGCAGGCCGTCGACGATCGCCCCGAGCAGGCGGTCGGCGACCTCCAGCACGATCTGGTCGCGGTCCCGGAAATGCCGGTAGACCGCTGTCGGATCCACCCCCAGCTCCTTGCCCAAGGCGCGGATGCTCAGCGCGTCGGCGCCGGCGTTCTCGGCCAGGCGGCTCGCCGCGTCGACGATCAGCTCGGGGGTCAGCGCCACACGGGCTCGCAATTTCTCTCCCATTTCCGGCTCGGGCAACCGACCAATGTTAGTGCTCCCCCCAACTCCGCACCGAGGTGCAACCCATGAACCGACAGTCATTGAGCGACGTGAGTTACTCCACCTATTGGCTGGCCGACCCCGGACGGCCCGCCGTGCGCGGACCGCTGACCGGAGAGCTCTCCACGGACCTCGTGGTGATCGGTGGCGGCTACACCGGGCTATGGACCGCGATCAATGCGAAGGAGCGGAATCCCGAGCGTGACGTCGTCCTGATCGAGGGCGGCCGGATCGGGCACGCCGCGTCCGGGCGCAACGGCGGTTTCGTCGCGGCCAGCCTCACCCACGGGTTCGCGAACGGGTACAGCCGCTGGCCGGGGGAGATCGCCGAGCTGGAACGGCTCGGCCTGGAGAACCTGCAGGGCATCGAGGACGCGATCAACCGGTACGGCATCGACTGCGAGTGGGAGCGCACCGGCGCCCTGGACGTGGCGACCGAGCCGCACCAGATCGAGGCGCTGCGCCAGGGTGTCGAACTGGCCCGCGGTCAGGGCGTCGACGTCGAGTTCATGGACCACGCCGCGGTGCAGGCCGAGGTGCGCTCGCCGCGGTTCCTGGCCGGCGCGTGGGACCGGACCGGCACCGCCATGGTCAACCCGGCGAAGCTGGCGTGGGGCCTGGCCGCGGCGGCCGAGAAGCTCGGCGTGCGCATCTTCGAGGGCACCTTCGCGACCGAACTGGCCCGGGACGGCGCCGGCATGGCGGTGCGCACGCCGCTGGGCCGGGTACGCGCACGTCACGTGGCCCTCGGCACCAACGTCTTCCCGTCCCTCGTCAAGCGGACCCGGCTCTACACGATCCCGGTGTGGGACTACGCGCTGATGACCGAGCCGCTGTCATCGGAACAGCGTGCGGCGATCGGCTGGGGCAACCGGCAGGGCCTCGGCGACTCCGGCAACCAGTTCCACTACTTCCGGCAGACCGCCGACCACCGCATCCTCTGGGGCGGCTACGACGCGATCTACCACTACGGCGGCAAGCTGGACCCGTCGCACGAGCACCGGCAGGAGACGTACCACCGGCTCTCCGACCACTTCTTCGACACGTTCCCGCAACTCGAAGGCCTGAAGTTCTCGCACGCCTGGGGCGGTGCCATCGACACGTGCACCCGGTTCTCGGCGTTCTTCGGCAAGGCGTACGGCGGCCGGGTCGCCTACGCCGCCGGCTACACCGGGCTCGGGGTGGCGGCGACCCGTTTCGGCGCCGACGTGATGCTCGACTTCCTCGCCGGGGAGAGCACCGAGCGCACTCGTACGACGATGGTCCGTTCGAAGCCGCTCCCGTTCCCGCCCGAACCGGTCCGCTGGGCCGGGGTGGAACTGACGCGGCGTTCGCTGGCCCACGCCGACGCCAACGGCGGCCGCCGCAACCTGTGGCTCAAGGCGATGGACGCGGTCGGCTTCGGCTTCGACAGCTGACCCCTGGTGGATCTTGATCGTTTCACCACCGTTTCCGGTGGTGAAACGATCAAGATCTCAGGCGAGCCGCTCCCGCTCGGCCGCGATCGTCGTGTCATCACCATGACCGGTGTGCACGACGGTCTCATCGGGCAGCGCGAACAGCTCCGCCTTGATGGAGTCGACGATCAGACCGGCGTCGGAGTACGACCGGCCGGTCGCTCCCGGCCCGCCCTGGAACAGGGTGTCGCCGGTGAAGACGCACCCCAGGTCGGGGGCGTGGAGGCAGACCGCCCCCGGCGCGTGCCCCGGTGTGTGCAGCACCGTCAGCGTGATGCCGCCGACCGGGATGTCCGACCCGTCGGCGAGGTCGGCGTCCCACACCTCGTCCTTGCCGTGGGTCAGCTCCCACAGCGGCCGGTCCTCCGGGTGCAGGAAGATCGGCGCGCCGGTCCGTTCCCGCAGCGCCGGCGCCACCCGGACGTGGTCGTCGTGCGCGTGCGTGCAGACGATCGCCACGACCTTGCGGCCGGCGACCACCTCCAGGATCGCGTCGACGTCGTGCGGGGCGTCGATCACCACGCAGTCGTTGTCGTCGCCGACCACCCAGATGTTGTTGTCGACGTCGTATGTCTGCCCGTCCAGGCTGAACGTCCCGGCGACGACACCGTGATCGACCCGCGCCGTCACAGGACCACCACCGAACGCAGCACCGGGGTCTCGCCGCTGTGTCCGTGCATCTTGGCGAACGCCGCCTCGACGTCCTCGATGCCGACCTCCTCGGTCACGAACGCGTCGAGGTCGAGCCGTCCCTGCCGGTAGAGGTCGACCAGCATCGGGAAGTCCCGCGACGGCAGGCAGTCGCCGTACCAGGAGGACTTGAGCGCCCCACCCCGGCCGAACACGTCGATCAGCGGCAGGTCCGGCACCTTCATGTCCGGCGTCGGCACCCCGACCAGGACCAGCACGCCGGCGAGATCACGCGCGTAGAACGCCTGCTTCCACGTCTCCGGCCGCCCCACCGCCTCGATCACCACGTCCGCGCCGTCCGCACCCGGGTACGCCGAGGCGGCGATCCGCTTGATCTCGTCGACCGGATCGGCCTTCGAGGAGTCCACGACGTGCGTGGCGCCCAGCTTGCGGGCCGCCTCCAGCTTCGCCGGGTCGATGTCCACCGCGATGATCGGCGACGCGCCCGCGAGGGCGGCGCCGGCCACCGCCGCCACGCCGACGCCACCGCAGCCGATGACAGCGACGGACTTGCCGCGGGTCACGCCGCCGGTGTTGATCGCCGCGCCGATGCCGGCCATCACGCCGCAGCCCAGCAGACCCACCGCGGCGGGCCGCGCCTCCGGGTCGACCTTGGTGCACTGGCCGGCAGCGACCAGGGTCTTCTCGGCGAACGCGCCGATGCCCAGCGCCGGCGACAGTTCGGTGCCGTCCTCGAGGGTCATCTTCTGCTTCGCGTTGTGCGTGTTGAAGCAGTAGTGCAGGTCGCCGCGCTTGCAGGCCCGGCATTCACCGCAGACCGCCCGCCAGTTCAGCACCACGAAGTCACCGGGCGCCACCCCGGTCACGCCGTCGCCCACCGACTCCAC comes from the Actinoplanes sp. OR16 genome and includes:
- a CDS encoding TetR/AcrR family transcriptional regulator — its product is MRARVALTPELIVDAASRLAENAGADALSIRALGKELGVDPTAVYRHFRDRDQIVLEVADRLLGAIVDGLPENLAWRPRLEWLSQEVVRSFVAHPAIAPILALRTTRRQGEFRLAEVILGALREAGLSDERAAVQHRVFDDTVMSYAAMISAYTAMDASSREGDESAWSREYRALPVRRYPNIAAAAQHFADIEDETVLQELVTALLDRVEKLAAQ
- a CDS encoding FAD-binding oxidoreductase, with protein sequence MNRQSLSDVSYSTYWLADPGRPAVRGPLTGELSTDLVVIGGGYTGLWTAINAKERNPERDVVLIEGGRIGHAASGRNGGFVAASLTHGFANGYSRWPGEIAELERLGLENLQGIEDAINRYGIDCEWERTGALDVATEPHQIEALRQGVELARGQGVDVEFMDHAAVQAEVRSPRFLAGAWDRTGTAMVNPAKLAWGLAAAAEKLGVRIFEGTFATELARDGAGMAVRTPLGRVRARHVALGTNVFPSLVKRTRLYTIPVWDYALMTEPLSSEQRAAIGWGNRQGLGDSGNQFHYFRQTADHRILWGGYDAIYHYGGKLDPSHEHRQETYHRLSDHFFDTFPQLEGLKFSHAWGGAIDTCTRFSAFFGKAYGGRVAYAAGYTGLGVAATRFGADVMLDFLAGESTERTRTTMVRSKPLPFPPEPVRWAGVELTRRSLAHADANGGRRNLWLKAMDAVGFGFDS
- a CDS encoding MBL fold metallo-hydrolase, which translates into the protein MTARVDHGVVAGTFSLDGQTYDVDNNIWVVGDDNDCVVIDAPHDVDAILEVVAGRKVVAIVCTHAHDDHVRVAPALRERTGAPIFLHPEDRPLWELTHGKDEVWDADLADGSDIPVGGITLTVLHTPGHAPGAVCLHAPDLGCVFTGDTLFQGGPGATGRSYSDAGLIVDSIKAELFALPDETVVHTGHGDDTTIAAERERLA
- a CDS encoding S-(hydroxymethyl)mycothiol dehydrogenase → MQQVKAVIARAKGAPVELVTINVPDPGPGEAVVKIQSCGVCHTDLHYREGGINDEFPFLLGHEAAGIVESVGDGVTGVAPGDFVVLNWRAVCGECRACKRGDLHYCFNTHNAKQKMTLEDGTELSPALGIGAFAEKTLVAAGQCTKVDPEARPAAVGLLGCGVMAGIGAAINTGGVTRGKSVAVIGCGGVGVAAVAGAALAGASPIIAVDIDPAKLEAARKLGATHVVDSSKADPVDEIKRIAASAYPGADGADVVIEAVGRPETWKQAFYARDLAGVLVLVGVPTPDMKVPDLPLIDVFGRGGALKSSWYGDCLPSRDFPMLVDLYRQGRLDLDAFVTEEVGIEDVEAAFAKMHGHSGETPVLRSVVVL